A window from Corvus cornix cornix isolate S_Up_H32 chromosome 8, ASM73873v5, whole genome shotgun sequence encodes these proteins:
- the C8H1orf52 gene encoding UPF0690 protein C1orf52 homolog isoform X2, producing the protein MAAEGEDPLGYFAAYGSSSSDSEPEEPQPDERPAVAGAASGGSPGRPRLPPPDELFRRVSQPPAFLYNPLNKEIDWESRVLRAPEEPPREFKVWRSNAVPPPETYSPPEKPPAAAPALDMAIKWSNIYEDNGDDAPRQAGKAKFLPDEEQELLFKDGEKDDEPASAKKRKVESGEQAKKKKKKV; encoded by the exons ATGGCGGCGGAGGGGGAGGACCCGCTGGGCTATTTCGCGGCCTACGGCAGCTCCAGCTCCGACTCGGAGCCCGAGGAGCCCCAGCCCGACGAGCGCCCGGCGGTGGCCGGCGCGGCCTCGGGAGGCAgcccggggcggccgcggctgCCGCCGCCCGACGAGCTCTTCCGTCGGGTGTCGCAGCCGCCCGCCTTCCTCTACAACCCTCTCAACAAGGAGATCGACTGGGAGAGCCGCGTCCTGCGGGCGCCCGAGGAG CCCCCCAGGGAGTTCAAGGTGTGGAGGAGCAACGCCGTGCCCCCACCGGAGACCTACAGCCCGCCCGAGAAGCCGCCGGCGGCGGCCCCTGCCCTCGACATGGCCATAAAGTGGTCCAACATCTACGAGGACAATGGCGACGACGCGCCCCGCCAGGCCGGCAAAGCCAAGTTCCTGCCGGACGAGGAGCAGGAG cttttatttaaagatgGTGAAAAAGATGATGAACCAGCTTCTGCTAAGAAACGTAAAGTAGAGTCTGGAGAGCAggcaaagaagaagaagaagaaggtatAA
- the C8H1orf52 gene encoding UPF0690 protein C1orf52 homolog isoform X1, whose protein sequence is MAAEGEDPLGYFAAYGSSSSDSEPEEPQPDERPAVAGAASGGSPGRPRLPPPDELFRRVSQPPAFLYNPLNKEIDWESRVLRAPEEPPREFKVWRSNAVPPPETYSPPEKPPAAAPALDMAIKWSNIYEDNGDDAPRQAGKAKFLPDEEQEPWSRMVKKMMNQLLLRNVK, encoded by the exons ATGGCGGCGGAGGGGGAGGACCCGCTGGGCTATTTCGCGGCCTACGGCAGCTCCAGCTCCGACTCGGAGCCCGAGGAGCCCCAGCCCGACGAGCGCCCGGCGGTGGCCGGCGCGGCCTCGGGAGGCAgcccggggcggccgcggctgCCGCCGCCCGACGAGCTCTTCCGTCGGGTGTCGCAGCCGCCCGCCTTCCTCTACAACCCTCTCAACAAGGAGATCGACTGGGAGAGCCGCGTCCTGCGGGCGCCCGAGGAG CCCCCCAGGGAGTTCAAGGTGTGGAGGAGCAACGCCGTGCCCCCACCGGAGACCTACAGCCCGCCCGAGAAGCCGCCGGCGGCGGCCCCTGCCCTCGACATGGCCATAAAGTGGTCCAACATCTACGAGGACAATGGCGACGACGCGCCCCGCCAGGCCGGCAAAGCCAAGTTCCTGCCGGACGAGGAGCAGGAGCCCTGGAGTCGG atgGTGAAAAAGATGATGAACCAGCTTCTGCTAAGAAACGTAAAGTAG
- the BCL10 gene encoding B-cell lymphoma/leukemia 10 isoform X1, producing MEGPGVVVQFGGRGAAADGGRDGGGEEDALERMRPYLCDKIIAERHFDYLRSKKILTREDTEEISARSSSRKKTGKLLDYLAENPKGLDTLIESIRRERTQNFLLQKITDVVLKVKNEKLEALKGLSCSTCMTSLYGGTNNLSRSFSDESNFLDKTKDKESSQIHHPEEDYSTAAFVSAVSLHSMNLPIAEMGNSQSSVLSATLPGPGDPGAPPLPPELQDQQEPCTSSSDNCFLPLRSRSVQPQ from the exons ATGGAGGGCCCGGGGGTCGTGGTCCAGTTCGGGGGTCGCGGGGCGGCCGCTGACGGAGGACGAGATGGCGGAGGTGAAGAAGAT gcttTAGAAAGGATGCGTCCTTACCTGTGTGATAAAATCATAGCCGAGAGACACTTTGATTACCTACGTTCAAAGAAAATACTCACTAGGGAGGACACAGAAGAAATTTCTGCTCGATCttccagtaggaaaaaaacTGGGAAGTTATTGGACTACTTAGCAGAAAACCCAAAGGGACTAGATACTTTGATTGAATCTATCAGACGAGAAAGAACACAAAACTTCCTGTTACAAAAGATAACTGATGTAGTGTTGAAAgtcaaaaatgaaaagcttgaAGCTCTTAAAG GTCTAAGCTGCAGCACCTGTATGACCTCACTGTATGGAGGAACAAATAATCTCTCTAGATCATTTTCTGATGAATCAAATTTTTTGGataaaacaaaagacaaagaatCTTCCCAGATACATCACCCAGAAGAAGATTATAGCACCGCTGCATTTGTGTCTGCTGTCTCTCTTCATTCAATGAATTTACCAATTGCAGAGATGGGAAATTCACAGAGCAGTGTTTTGTCAGCCACCCTCCCAGGGCCTGGAGACCCTGGTGCACCCCCACTGCCCCCAGAGCTCCAAGACCAACAAGAGCCATGTACCAGTTCAAGTGACAATTGCTTTTTGCCTTTAAGATCACGTTCTGTTCAACCACAGTGA
- the BCL10 gene encoding B-cell lymphoma/leukemia 10 isoform X2, which produces MSVSVDKALERMRPYLCDKIIAERHFDYLRSKKILTREDTEEISARSSSRKKTGKLLDYLAENPKGLDTLIESIRRERTQNFLLQKITDVVLKVKNEKLEALKGLSCSTCMTSLYGGTNNLSRSFSDESNFLDKTKDKESSQIHHPEEDYSTAAFVSAVSLHSMNLPIAEMGNSQSSVLSATLPGPGDPGAPPLPPELQDQQEPCTSSSDNCFLPLRSRSVQPQ; this is translated from the exons ATGAGTGTGTCTGTAGACAAA gcttTAGAAAGGATGCGTCCTTACCTGTGTGATAAAATCATAGCCGAGAGACACTTTGATTACCTACGTTCAAAGAAAATACTCACTAGGGAGGACACAGAAGAAATTTCTGCTCGATCttccagtaggaaaaaaacTGGGAAGTTATTGGACTACTTAGCAGAAAACCCAAAGGGACTAGATACTTTGATTGAATCTATCAGACGAGAAAGAACACAAAACTTCCTGTTACAAAAGATAACTGATGTAGTGTTGAAAgtcaaaaatgaaaagcttgaAGCTCTTAAAG GTCTAAGCTGCAGCACCTGTATGACCTCACTGTATGGAGGAACAAATAATCTCTCTAGATCATTTTCTGATGAATCAAATTTTTTGGataaaacaaaagacaaagaatCTTCCCAGATACATCACCCAGAAGAAGATTATAGCACCGCTGCATTTGTGTCTGCTGTCTCTCTTCATTCAATGAATTTACCAATTGCAGAGATGGGAAATTCACAGAGCAGTGTTTTGTCAGCCACCCTCCCAGGGCCTGGAGACCCTGGTGCACCCCCACTGCCCCCAGAGCTCCAAGACCAACAAGAGCCATGTACCAGTTCAAGTGACAATTGCTTTTTGCCTTTAAGATCACGTTCTGTTCAACCACAGTGA